A single region of the Nocardioides aquaticus genome encodes:
- a CDS encoding DEAD/DEAH box helicase: MSEQSADVAETQTTTFADLGLGEATLAAVADVGYEIPSTIQARTIPPLLEGRDLVGLAQTGTGKTAAFALPILDRLDVKQKTPQALVLAPTRELAIQVCEAFEKYASRLKGVRVLPVYGGQAYGVQLSALRRGVHVVVGTPGRIMDHLQKGTLDLSELRFLVLDEADEMLNMGFAEDVETILADTPDSKQVALFSATMPRQIRSLSSKYLTDPVEITVKNKTTTSANTTQRYLICSYPQKVDALTRILEVENFEGMIVFVRTKNETESLAEKLRARGFSAMAINGDVAQVQRERTVNQLKSGKLDILVATDVAARGLDVERISHVVNYDIPTDTESYVHRIGRTGRAGRSGVAISFVTPRERYLLKHIEKATRQPLTQMSLPSVEDVNTTRLNRFDEQITEALGSSDLPFFRDVVAHYVRNHDVPEADVAAALAIAAQGGTPLLLDPDAARPARTEREPRTDRNDRPARSNDRGPRRSDGAALAQYRISVGKRHKVEPRQIVGAIANEGGLQRSDFGAISIRPEFSLLELPADLPQSTLDALASTRISGKLIELQRDKGPAMNRGGGAPARGGKPPYRGNRD; this comes from the coding sequence GTGAGTGAGCAGAGCGCGGACGTCGCGGAGACCCAGACCACGACCTTCGCCGACCTCGGTCTCGGCGAGGCAACCCTCGCCGCGGTCGCAGACGTCGGATACGAGATCCCGTCGACCATCCAGGCGCGCACCATCCCGCCGCTGCTCGAGGGGCGCGACCTGGTCGGCCTCGCGCAGACCGGGACGGGCAAGACGGCCGCGTTCGCGCTGCCGATCCTGGACCGCCTCGACGTCAAGCAGAAGACCCCCCAGGCGCTGGTCCTGGCCCCGACCCGGGAGCTCGCGATCCAGGTCTGCGAGGCCTTCGAGAAGTACGCCTCGCGCCTCAAGGGCGTCCGGGTCCTGCCGGTCTACGGCGGCCAGGCCTACGGGGTCCAGCTGTCCGCGCTGCGCCGCGGCGTGCACGTGGTCGTCGGCACCCCCGGCCGGATCATGGACCACCTCCAGAAGGGCACGCTCGACCTGTCGGAGCTGCGGTTCCTGGTGCTCGACGAGGCCGACGAGATGCTCAACATGGGCTTCGCCGAGGACGTCGAGACGATCCTGGCCGACACCCCCGACAGCAAGCAGGTCGCGCTGTTCTCCGCGACGATGCCGCGCCAGATCCGCTCGCTGTCGAGCAAGTACCTCACCGACCCCGTCGAGATCACGGTCAAGAACAAGACGACCACCTCGGCGAACACCACGCAGCGCTACCTGATCTGCAGCTACCCGCAGAAGGTCGACGCGCTGACCCGGATCCTCGAGGTCGAGAACTTCGAGGGCATGATCGTGTTCGTCCGCACCAAGAACGAGACCGAGTCGCTGGCCGAGAAGCTGCGGGCCCGCGGGTTCTCCGCGATGGCCATCAACGGCGACGTCGCCCAGGTCCAGCGCGAGCGCACGGTCAACCAGCTGAAGTCGGGCAAGCTCGACATCCTGGTCGCCACCGACGTCGCCGCCCGCGGCCTCGACGTCGAGCGGATCAGCCACGTCGTCAACTACGACATCCCCACCGACACCGAGTCGTACGTCCACCGCATCGGCCGCACCGGCCGGGCCGGGCGCAGCGGCGTGGCGATCTCCTTCGTCACCCCGCGCGAGCGCTACCTGCTCAAGCACATCGAGAAGGCCACCCGCCAGCCGCTCACGCAGATGAGCCTGCCGTCGGTCGAGGACGTCAACACCACGCGGCTCAACCGGTTCGACGAGCAGATCACCGAGGCGCTCGGCTCCTCGGACCTGCCGTTCTTCCGCGACGTGGTCGCCCACTACGTCCGCAACCACGACGTGCCCGAGGCCGACGTCGCGGCCGCGCTGGCCATCGCCGCCCAGGGCGGTACGCCGCTGCTGCTCGACCCCGACGCGGCCCGCCCCGCCCGCACCGAGCGCGAGCCCCGGACCGACCGCAACGACCGCCCGGCCCGCAGCAACGACCGGGGCCCGCGCCGCAGCGACGGCGCCGCCCTGGCGCAGTACCGGATCTCGGTCGGCAAGCGGCACAAGGTCGAGCCGCGCCAGATCGTGGGCGCGATCGCCAACGAGGGCGGCCTGCAGCGCAGCGACTTCGGCGCGATCTCGATCCGTCCGGAGTTCTCGCTGCTCGAGCTGCCGGCCGACCTGCCGCAGTCCACGCTCGACGCCCTGGCCTCGACCCGGATCAGCGGCAAGCTGATCGAGCTCCAGCGCGACAAGGGCCCGGCGATGAACCGCGGCGGCGGCGCACCCGCGCGGGGCGGCAAGCCGCCGTACCGCGGGAACCGCGACTGA
- a CDS encoding PadR family transcriptional regulator, translating to MVPGDDTKLSHLRRGALEYCVLALLVGRARYGLDIARELTRDGVLMSSEGTLYPLLARLRKAGLVETSWQESTEGPPRRYYALTTAGAVALQEFRPAWRGFRDAVDAALVTSEETR from the coding sequence ATGGTACCCGGCGACGACACCAAGCTGAGCCACCTCCGGCGCGGTGCGCTGGAGTACTGCGTGCTCGCACTGCTGGTCGGCCGGGCGCGGTACGGCCTCGACATCGCCCGCGAGCTGACCCGTGACGGCGTGCTGATGTCGAGCGAGGGGACGCTCTACCCGCTGCTCGCACGCCTCCGGAAGGCCGGCCTGGTCGAGACCAGCTGGCAGGAGTCGACCGAGGGCCCCCCTCGCCGCTACTACGCCCTGACGACAGCAGGCGCCGTCGCGCTGCAGGAGTTCCGCCCCGCCTGGCGCGGGTTCCGAGACGCGGTGGACGCCGCGCTCGTCACGTCCGAGGAGACCCGATGA
- a CDS encoding DinB family protein, producing MPPETATFVDRDLSGARFVRVDLSGAVMRAVDLQDADLDAPWLGEDGGSLVVNGVDVAPLVEAALDARFPGRGLRRAADPEGLRTAWAALERTWEATVRRAEEMRPGAVDASVDGEWSFAQTLRHLVMATDTWLGRAVLGLGEPYDPRGLPNAEYATDGHDPAVFSVTDPGWAEVLQVRAGRVGMVRDFLRDVTPEVLDEPRGNPWAPQHAETVRSCLHVILNEEWEHHRYAVRDLDAVAAGVDEEVET from the coding sequence ACCCGAGACCGCCACGTTCGTCGACCGCGACCTGAGCGGCGCCCGCTTCGTCCGGGTCGACCTGTCCGGCGCGGTGATGCGCGCCGTGGACCTGCAGGACGCCGACCTCGACGCCCCCTGGCTCGGCGAGGACGGGGGATCCCTGGTCGTGAACGGGGTCGACGTGGCGCCGCTGGTCGAGGCCGCCCTGGACGCGCGCTTCCCCGGACGCGGGCTGCGGCGGGCCGCCGACCCCGAGGGTCTCCGTACGGCGTGGGCCGCGCTCGAGCGGACCTGGGAGGCGACGGTGCGGCGCGCCGAGGAGATGCGGCCCGGCGCGGTCGACGCCTCCGTCGACGGCGAGTGGTCCTTCGCCCAGACGCTGCGACACCTGGTCATGGCGACCGACACCTGGCTCGGTCGGGCGGTGCTGGGGCTCGGGGAGCCGTACGACCCCCGCGGCCTCCCGAACGCGGAGTACGCGACCGACGGGCACGACCCGGCGGTCTTCAGCGTGACCGACCCGGGCTGGGCGGAGGTGCTCCAGGTGCGTGCGGGGCGGGTCGGGATGGTGCGTGACTTCCTGCGCGACGTGACGCCGGAGGTGCTGGACGAGCCGCGCGGCAACCCGTGGGCGCCCCAGCACGCGGAGACCGTCCGCTCCTGCCTGCACGTGATCCTCAACGAGGAGTGGGAGCACCACCGGTACGCCGTGCGCGACCTCGACGCGGTCGCGGCGGGGGTGGACGAGGAGGTGGAGACGTAG